In Zingiber officinale cultivar Zhangliang chromosome 1A, Zo_v1.1, whole genome shotgun sequence, a genomic segment contains:
- the LOC121999567 gene encoding uncharacterized protein LOC121999567, producing MRENSPDPIASPRRRIPSLLITLRRCHRRVSLSLSREPLPAGSPLVSSQRATVACSLSLTLAGLLSSHKHQPNLSSSRVASAPAAEFLFHSSPHGFPQPHLVISSSREQQAADPLLAEDVD from the exons ggaAAATTCTCCCGACCCTATTGCTTCTCCCCGTCGCCGAATCCCTTCCCTTCTCATCACCTTGCGACGCTGCCACCGCCgcgtctccctctccctctcgcgagaGCCACTCCCTGCCGGCTCTCCTCTCGTGAGTTCCCAAAGAGCCACAGTCGCCTGCTCTTTGTCCCTCACTCTCGCCGGCCTTTTATCCTCGCACAAGCACCAGCCGaacctctcctcctctcgcgTCGCCTCGGCCCCAGCCGCCGAGTTTCTTTTCCACTCTTCTCCTCACGGATTCCCGCAACCACATCTGGTGatctcctcctcacgcgagcagCAAGCCGCCGACCCTCTCCTTGCCGAG gacgttgattga